The sequence TCACGCCTGACAAATAAACACACCTCACCCTCGCGCACAGAAATCTTAGTAGATTCTTGCAGGAGTAGATTAGTTATCGAAAGAGTCGAGGGGTTGGTTTTCCGTAGAGGGAATAGCCTCTTTTACAACACCAACTTCAAGCAGGAACTCTCGGAGAGCCTCAGATTCATGTTCAGTAGAGGGTGGTGAGTGATATAGTTCCTCAACCACTTCACGCAGATTACTGTAAAATAGGGTGTTTGTGGTGTAAATTAATATGTTCCAAAAAGGGTAGCTACTGGGAATGAACTCGACTACTCGAATTCATCATTTTCAGTTTGATGTTCACTAGGAGTACTTGTGTGTCCAGGATACCACCAAACCATACTCCGCCCTCCAGCTTTCTTGGACTTTATTTGGCCTTGGTCGCGGAGTTTCTTTAGCCGTTTATACACTCCCCGACGACTGATTGGTAGTTGATCGGCGACTTCAGATGCGACGAGTACTGGATCTTCTGACTCTTGGAAAATGGTGAGAATTTCGTCGTCACTTACCTGGGGCTTTCGCCCAGGCTTATCGTCGCCCATTTGTTCCTTCGAGGGAGCTATAGGTTTAAAAAGAAATTGTACCCACGTAGGAACCAATACTGTCAACAACAAGTTTGGAAATCGCCAAATACTCTTATTTAGTACCCATGTAGGAACCAATTAGGCTCAGTCCGTCCATTACGACTGAGGTGCGCGAAAAGTCCGGGTGCCCAGTCACCCGGACTGAGTCTCACAACATAGGCTGATCGACCCATGTTAGCAACCGATCTACGAGGACATCAAGGTCACGCAGAGTTAGAGGCGTTTAGCGAGGGTTTTCGCCATCCTTGGGTTGAACAGACACAAAATAACCAGAGGAGCGAAGACAATGACTGAGTCGGAACCACGTGACGAAAACGGGACGAGCGACGGTAACACAGAAACTCACGACCCAGTAGCCACCTTAATTGAGAAAATCTGCACGACGGACTTCGACACGTGGTATCGAGAACGGCAGTTCGTGCAAAATATTCGAGAGGGCCAACCCTATTTCAACGGGCCAAGCCCTTGTCGCGACCCAAGATACCACACCCCGAACAAACTGAACCAGTGTCACAGAAAAATCTACTACGACCGACTCAACGCTCCTGAAGAGCAACCAGAACCGGAGGGCCTCTTCTGGTTTGGAACGAAATTCGAGGAAGAACTCGCGATGGAGTACCTCGAAGACACCGTCAAGCCTCATAGGTATGTTCGCAATTCGATTTGGCTTGACTTCACGATCGAAACCGAAACGGACAACCTGCGGTTCCGAGGCGAGACTGACCCCGTTGTTGTCGACAAAGACGGCGTACCTTACCTCCCGACGGAAGTGAAGACGACAGAAGTCGATAATCTGACTAAGCCGAAAAAACGCCATCTTGCACAGGTACACGCGTACCTCTATGGGTTGTCGCAAGAGTACGATCGAGAGTTTACGGCGGCTGTGCTCTTGTATACCCACCGGAAAACGTTTAGCTTCACCCCCTTTGAGGTTGAGTTTGATTCTGAGTTTTGGCGCAACACGGTTGTTGAGTGGGCGGAAACACAGACTCAATATCGACAGGACGAGATCCTTCCCCCAGCTGATCCCGAATTAGAATGGGAGTGCGAATACTGTGATTACAAACACCGATGTGGGGAGGGTAACACGAATTACGAAAATGGAGGGGTTCGTGGATTTTTACCGTTGTTCGCAGAGTATCCCCGCGACAAGGTAGAGGAGTACCTCGAAGTATATTCAGACGTAGGTGCGAAACTGACGCCAACGTTGGCTCACCACTATCCGGACTTAGCCAATCGGTTCGAGGTAGATGATTGGCAGTGTGAGGCCTGTGAAACTACGCAGCAGTGGGATTCCGTTGACTGGAATGGGAATGTTGACCGTCCACCCTTATGTCCACAGTGCGAAAAGGATGGGATTCCTGCACCACTCAGTGGGCCAGCACCAACGGAGTCGGCTTTTGAAAGGGAGGCGTTCCAATGACGGATTCACTGGAGTCCTTCAAAACACAGTGTCCGAACTGTGGATCAACAAACCTTGATGAAGAATGGGAGGACATTGACGCAGTGTGTTCTACTTGTGGGTTTGTTATTCATAGCTATGAAAACCCCGACAGCCACTTGACCTCACAAAATCGAGGGAATCGACAGGGTACTGGAACCGAACAGACGACACGATGGGAAGACCACCATACAGTAACTAACAGTACCGAACAACGAATCGCATCTGCATTCGAATCTCTTGAAGAAATCGGTGACGCACTGCATTTGTCGAATGATGCCCGAAAGCGAGCAGCATCAATGTTTGCGACATTGGCGAAGAAAAACTTGGTTGACGGACGATCTACGGAGGTAGTAGTCGCCACTACTCTCTATTTTGCGGCACGACAAGTTAAGCGTCCTCGACCGCTCGCACGAATTGCTGAAGAAGTTGACACGGAACCGAACAAAATCGACCGACTTTCCCGATCACTCCGTTCAGAATTGGCTTTCGAATTTAAAAGTTGTACTCCCAAAGATTACCTTCCCTACCTTTGCGAGGAGCTTGGTTACGAGGAGAGTGTCGAAGATGAGGCACGCACTCTTTGTGCCAAAGCCGAAGAATCAGGGTTGACGAACGGGAAAAGTCCAGTCGGTGTAGCCGGTGCAGTACTCTACTTGGTAGGGGATAAATCCGAAACTCAGCAAGAGATGGCAGCAACAGTGGGGGTATCAAAGGAAACGATTCGGTTACGACTCAAAGAATTTCGGGATGGAGGGTTGGTTGATGATTGAATCCCACGCAGGCCTCGGGCAAGTAACGTCGGAACAGGAGTTGAGTCGGGCAGCAATATATGTCAGGACTTCATCGGGGAATCAACAATATGGATACTCAATTGAGGAGCAAGTACGACAGTGCACAAAACGTTGTGAATTTCTTGGTTGGGACATTGTCTATATTTTCCGTGATCGAGCAGAGAGTGGAAAAGATACCGAACGACCGATGTTCCAACGAATGATGCAGGCGGCAAAAACGGGTTGCTTTGATGTCGTTGTTTTCTGGAAGCTGGATCGGTTTTCAAGGAGTCTCCTGCATGCAGTTCAGCTCGAAAAGACACTCCGGGAGTGTGGAGTCGCCCTCCATAGCGTTACTGAGCAAATTGATACCACAACTTCGGCTGGACGATTCAATTTCCGGAACATCGCGAATGCGGCTGAATTCGAACGGGAAATGATCAGTGAACGCTCTCAAATGGGGTTGAAGGCACTTGCCTCAGAGTACCGTTGGCCCAATGATCATCCTCCGTTGGGATATCGAAGAACCTCAGACGGAACATTGGAAGTTGATGACACCGAAGCGAATCTCGTCGAGGAAATATTTGAGATGTACTTAGACAGGCAATCAATGCCAGAAGTCGCGCATGAACTGAACAACAATGGATTGTCGACCAAGACTGACGGTGAGTGGACGCACAGAGCGGTTCGAGATGTACTGACGAATGATCTCTATATTGGGGTGTATGCGGTGGCGGGCGTGAAAGACTATGTCCCCGAATACAGAATTATATCAAAGAATCTTTTTAAAGAAGCCATCTCTGTCCGTCACCGGTTCAATTCAGAATCAACTTCTCAACGCCCAGAAATGGGTGCGCAAAGGAAAAGCAAAAACGTAGACGCTATTCTCGAAAAGTACAAGGATTTTGTTAATAGATGATGGTTCCCGGAGCTATCCCAAACAGCTCCAAAATTCATTGACAGGAGGGGGTGTACATAGGACTTCCAGTTATTCGTCAAGAAGCTGATCACGAATCTCTGGTGATGAGCGGAGAAGTTCGAGAAGCTTCATCGCGTCCAATTCGTCCTCTCGGGGCCAAACCCGTTGCTGTTCACATTCTTTATTCGAGCATTTATACAGATACCGATCAGTGGAATCATGCAATGACCGTGGGCCGTTTTCCACCATTAGCGATCGGCAACATGGGCAGTGGATTTCAGTAACGGGACTTGTTTCGAGAACAATAAACACCCCATACTCGTCAACAAAATCATCAACGTCTTTCGCACTGTTCTCCTGTGAGTTTTCCCTGGAGATTTTACGAATTGTCTGTTGAGCCTCCTCCCAGAGGTCTTCATCGACGAGTTGGAGATTTGGTTCGTCAATCCAGCCCTTGTGGTCATATCCGTCAACACGTTCGATGGGAATCGACGGTTGGCCTATATATATCGGGTTTTTCAAACATCTTTTCACTTCGCCTTCCGTGAGTTCTGACTCGAGATACTTCCACTTTGTACAATTAAGTAGATTCGTGGTTTTTGCGTACGATTCTGTCATGAGGAAGTGATTGTACATCGAACGGGCGAGGTTACGGGATTGTTCTTTTGGTGTGGGCCATCTAGAGGTCAGGACATACCCTATGGGTACGCTGTTGTACCAAGCATCCCAGTTCTTGTCTTCGAGGAAGGAGCGTGCCTTTGCCCGCAAGGCCTTCGACCCCTGCTTTTGAACGTCCAACTCTGCGAAAAGTGTCTGCATTGTTGTGTTTATCTTCCCAGAGAAGCTATCAAAATCTAAATCACCATCGAGAGTGATGATTTGAACATCTAGCTCAACCTCAAGTTCATGGATGAAGTACAATGTCTGAACGTGACTACGACCTAATCGGTCAATCGAATCCACAAAGAGATGGGAGATTGTACCGTTCTTTGCAAGCCGAAAGACCGTTCTGATACCACTCCGGTTGAAGTCTGTCCCAGTTTCGCCCTCATCGCGAATCGGGTCTCGGACAAGTCCGACCTCTCGTCTCTCTGCCTCTTTCTTCAATTGGTCAACCTGTGCTTCTAGGCTTCTCCCTTCCTCCGCCTGTTTGTTACTACTCACCCTCGCGTAGATGACTCCGCCAACACATTCTTCATCCATCATTCTCATCTCCACCGTTGAAAGACTCCTCGTCGCTTACGAGCCAACTCTGACCAACCCCCAACCAAGAAGGTGATATTTTTGACATTGCGGCGGTACAAGCTCCAACCAGTTGGCCCTGAACCAAATCACCAACAACCGGCTCTTTTGGTGCCTTATTTAAGTACTGGACAGGATTGTTTATGTAATGTATGAGACGGTCTGCGATGGCTGAGCGACTCCTACGCATTATATGTATGTTGGCCAACTGCGTAAGCCCCTCCAACACCCTCTCGTTCTGACATCCAACTCTACCAACCTCCAAACTACGGATAGTGGTCTGAAAACTTTGACCGCACGCCAACACACAACAACAACTACTCATCCCCTTCGATGTGATATTCCAGTTCATTGGTTCTGGAGCACCTCCATGGGAACAGAAGAATCACCAGAGAGTGGGTGACCATCCGCTGAGTTAGTCTCACTAAGTACTGTCAATTGATCAAGCGCGTCACGGTACGCTTCCACTGGGATCTCCACGTAGACGAGTGTTGCTTGCATTGACATATGCCTAAGTTGACATTTAGCATGATGGAGACCCTCAACATAGGCCAAGTATGTTCCTGTCGACCTCCGGATCGACGTCCACGTGAGCCGCCTATTGGCCTGGCCAATCCCGGCTTCTTCCAAGAGATTATCCAATAGATAATTCAACGTCTTCGAACTGTACGGATTCCCTTCACGATTCAACCACAGATGTTCGGACTCGTCATACTTGTGCAGAGACGACCGTTGTTTCTCCCAGCGATCCAATAGCCGAAGAGTTCGGCTACTCACGGGATTGTTCCAGTATTGGTCGTTCTTGACCGCCCCTTCTTTTGGAATCTGAAACTCACCCTTCGCAGGTTTGTACCACTTAAGAAGACAACGTTCTATCAATTTTGGGCGCGGGCCAAGATCGAGACTTGCGCTAATCAGCGACGGGATTTCCCAACTCCGCCTGCATTGTTCGAAGTCGTCTGGAGTGACGTCTGATTTTGGTTTCCCCAGCTTCTGAGCTAGGTAGCCCTTCTGACGCTCCCGAGCCTCAGGTGAGAGGTCACTGTACCGTCCGAGGTCGTCATATGTGAGTGCGGCTTCGTAAAGTGCTTCTCGCTCTTCTAGCGTGAAGTAGTCCGACTGTTGAAAGTCCGATTGCGAAAACGTCAGGCTCGGCTTCCACGGTTCACCACCTTTCGTCCAGGAAACCCAGAGGAAATATTTCACGACGGCTTCTTGTAGTTTCCGCTTACTACTCTCTACATACGGCTCCCCGGACTCCTTCGTTACGTTGTCGTCCTTCAGATCTTGTTCGTATTCGTCAGCGTGTTCGTGCGTAAACCGCGTCGTGTACTTACCAAGTTGTTCCCAGACTCGTCGATGGAATTGGACGGTTCGACTGAAGACGATCGGGACATTACTTGAGGCAATTCCTTCATCTTCGTCCGGATTTTTCCCCTGTTCCCTTAGCCACACCACATATCCATGGTAGTGATCCTCCAAATCGACCACTTGGCGGTGGGAATACTCTTCTCGGAAGAAATCCGGAACCAACTGGATTGAGTAAGTCGTCTCCACACTGCGTTTGTCCCCGCCATTTTGTTTACTAATGTTCGTACGCTGCGTTTCAAATTCCGATTCGTTGTTCATTCTCTTGGTAAGTACTGGTGGTTATCTTTGATTCCTCACCCTCAGGGCCAACACTGACCCGTCGCTATTTATGCTGTGAAGCACAAAACCAAGATGGAGTACCCGCTCACGGGAACTCCACCAGAAGTTGTGCGTCCCTAAGGGCGTACACGCGTACACACTGACGGAACCAAGGCCTGGAAAACCGGGTTCCGTTAGTGTTTTCCATAGCGATCGTGCGTATCAAGTCACCTCTCCCGTACCACATCAAGAGGGTTCTATATACATGTTGTTGCCGACCAGTGTTACTGGACAAAGACCTCTGCTAGTACAGTCACTACCGTTTCGCTTTACGACATTTCGGAGAACCCGTTAGACGACTCGGGGAGCGCCGCCGCAGACTACTCCGAGGGCGACTTACGCCCGGTCTGCCTGAACAACCTCGCCGACGTACATCGAACGTGGGACTCGGAGAATTCGTCCGCCACTTTGTCTCCTCGAAAGACGTCACTGAGAAGAAGCTCTGAAACTGCCAATCCTTCTATCTGTATTCGTCAGTATATAATATCGTCGCGAATGGCGAATGTTGATATGTAAAGCTGGCTCAGAATCCAAACAGATGGATTCCGCGACTGTCGACGCCGCCGTCTCCGATCTCGGAACTGTGGTCGAGGACTTTCTCGATGAACTGGCCGACCGCAACCTCTCGGCAGACCGACTCGGCGAAATCGTCGAGGGCAACGCCGAGTTCGAAGGCGCCGACCTCCGCCAGTTCCCCGAGAGGTTCGTGGAGGATCACCTGATCTGGCCGGTACTTGACGTCCTCGGGTACGCGGTCACGCCGCGACCGGACTCTCCGGGTCAGAGCCGAGAGGAATACCCGGACTTCCGCGTGGACAATCTCCCGGCCCAAGTCATCGGCGAGAACAAGTCAGTCAACGACATCGAGACTGCCAAAACCGAACTGCTCGACTATCTAGACAACACCCGCTACGAGTACGGCATCGCGACTGACGGCTTTCGATGGGGCGTCTACGAGATTGCCGAAACGGACAGGCGCAGCCTCGTGCTCGAACCCGTTGTCGAACCCCAGAGCCTGAAGCAGGTCATCCAGTACTTTGCCCGCGAGGAGCGGATGGTGCCTTACGCCGACCTGAACGGGCTCCCCGAACCGGACGGCCCGCTCGCCACCTTCTTCCAGAATCTCGGCCATCACCATGTCCGTCGGGCCACCGGCGGCCTGTCGGACTTCCACGACCTGTACGCGGAGACGTTGGTCGGTGAGGGCGATTACGACCACGACGGTATCGAGACGTCGCTTGTCGAAGCCGTTGACGCGCCAGCCGACGCGGGCGAGGCCGAGAAGACAGCGTTCGCAGCCTTGCTGCTTGATCGGCTGGCCTTCGTCCGGCTGATGCGCGACCGCGGCGTGTTGGAGATCGAACTGCACGAGGAGTGGAGTCACCACAACAAGGGTCTGAACCGGTTCCAAGGTTCGTTCTACGATACACAGCTTAAACCTCTGTTCTACGACGTGCTGTCGGAGCCAAAGGGCAAGCGCGAGGAGGACGAGTTCAGCAGTCCTCCGCATTTCGCCGGGGGTCTATTCGAACCGGTGCTTGATGACGAGGACGCGTACGACATTGAGGATTACGTGATGCAAGACGTTCTGACGGTCTTCATCGAAGGCGAGTCGCGGACGGTAATCAACGAGGGGGCTCGCGGATCACTTCTGGAGTCATATCGGGCGACCGAGGAGACGGATCTGGCCGGGCGGATGGCTGAATGGTATGCCGACTTGACGGGGGCGTACGAGTCGGAGTTGGCGTACGTGGAGAAAAACATCAGCCCGACACTTCGACGGCATTCAATCGAGGCCAGGGAAGACTGACAGAAGTCACATCCAAGTGATCCGATAAGGGTGGTTGAGACTCGCGGCTAGTAGTCATCGAAGAGCGTTCGCTGTTTCTTGTAGTCGTACGGTTCCGTGAGTGCAGCCCGAATTGCCGAATAGTCGTGTTGGGCGTGCCTGTTCTCCTCAATGGCCCGGTCGACGATCCACGCCCGGAACTCCTTGTACCGACCTCGATCGTCGATTACCTCCTTGATGTCGACTGTCTGGAGTTCCCCATATCGGGCGTAATAGATTCCCACCCGGTTGATCTCGGGGTACTTCCCCTCAAAGGACTCCTTGCCGTACGTCCTGCCATCCACATCGTGCAGGACGCGTTGCACGTCGCTCAGCACGTAGTACATCAACAGTTGCCGCCAGAAGGCATTCGTGAACGACCTATCCTCGGTCGTCTTGATGTCGACAAGTAGATCGTCCACGATGAAATCTCCCTCCCCGGGAAGGATGTGGCGGTGACCCCCGAAGGCGGGTCGCTCAAATACGGTCTCGTCGTCAGTCCACTCGTTCTCACGCAACAGTCTGAACAACGCTTCCATCTCCTCGAGGACATCTTCCTCGAAGGCCTCACGGTTGATCCACGAGTGGACGGTGTCGTTGGGCTTCCAGCCGGCATTGACGAGTGCGGCTTTTACCACACCTTCGGTGTTCATACCCGTTTTGACGTACTGGTCGGCGAGCTTCGTCAACTCCTCGTCCTCCGTCCACTTGACCGGACTTCTCCGATACCATTCTGGCTCGTTATCCATCATCTCCTCCCATTCATCTCGGCTAGAGACGCCTACATAGTCATCTTCCCACTTCCATCCGTCGAATTTCTGAACGCCAATAGGCGGTGTTTCGTCGGTTGTAAAGCGGCGCTGGGAGTCACCGAATGTGCGTCGCCAAGGGATGATGACTTCGCTGCATCGCCGATACAGTAATACCTTACAGAGAAACTCGAATGCGTCCCCGATGAGCCGGTGACCGTAGCCGTTGTTTGCAACCTCCAATTTACCCTTAGAATTGTGTCCGGGGTTGGGATACGTGGAGTCAATCTCTTGCCTGACCTCGTCGATCTTGATAAAGTTCGTTACGCCTGTCGTCATCCTCAAGCAGGTTCTATCGTTCGGTCGTTACAACACGTACGTCTCTACGGTCAGTTCATGGTCGCCGATGGACAGGAGAAAATACCGAAGAGGAGAGACAAGTTATCTACGACCGCTGGACGCGCACGTCTTCAACAACAACTTCGTCTGTTCCCTCACCGCCGTTGGCGACGCCAACATAGAGGGCGGCAGTCGTCTCCCCAGCAATGCCCTCGACGGCTCCGTCCTGCAACTCGGCGAGTGTCGCCTGTGTTTCGGCAGGGACAACGGTGAACATCGTGTCGCCGTCGATAGTCACCTCTCCACTTGCAGCGGACGCCAAGAGCCCTTCTGCATCCCCACCGAACCCCACCCACCTATCGATTCCATTTGTGGTTTCCCACTCGAAGAAATCCGCATTCCCATCCCTGTTGAGATACAGCCCGAGAAACAGGACAGAGGGGCCCGTTGTGCGCGGCGTTTGGAGTGTGCGTGACGCGACGGTCACGGTCTCAATCGTCCCGAGCTGTCCGAGATGCACGTCAAACCCAGTATTCCGATTTGGCGGCTCTGTCCCCAGATTCTCCGCGAGAATACGCACACTCCCATCCGATTGAGGCTCTGCCATCCACCGGCTGTTTCCGTTTCGTGTATCGTACGGGATCGTTGACCGCCCCCACGACTCAGGGCCCATTGGGAACCACGCGTAGTGACCGTGGCTCTCAATCTTGGCCGCGAGCCCCGTTTGCTCATCTTGCGCGACTGCATTCCCGACGGCTGTCGTGCCACCGCTGACGACCGCTCCTGTGGCGATCGCTCCCTTCCGAAGGACACTGCGGCGTGAGATAGTATTCTGCTGTGTCATGTCTGTATTCTACACCCACATTCGTATCGTTACCTGTTAGCAAATAACATATGGAGTGTTTCTATCGTCCACCCGTCGTAATAAGGGATACAGTAGATTTAGTCCCTCAATTGAAAGCCGTGGCTGATGCGTAACATTCCGTTTCCGATACAAATTGCGCCACGTTTCCGGTACGCAATTGCCAAACGACCTATGGTAAGTACACGCTCTGTATTCAGCATGTCGATCAATTAAGTAACCTTTTCAGAGGAGCGCTCTTCGCTCGTATCTGTGGCAGTTCGCGGGTACGGATAATCGGATTTCAATCCGAAAATTCGAGCAACTAGAGCGAGAACGGGAAACAGAGTGCGCTGGACGGCCCGTGGTGGCCGCTCGGGAACAACCACATCCGGATATGTCCGAGCCAAGAGTACGGTCTGAAGAAGACCGATTACACCCGATGGATCACCGACTGCGTGGACAGTGGCAAATCGAGCGGTCAGAGCCTCTCGCCACTGACCAGGTGGCGTCACTTCGCGTCTGAACTGTGCCGATTCAGCCTCGGTATATGACACGTGTGGTGTCGCTGGTAGAACAACGATCTCCTCACCGGCTTTGACCTCGTGTTTCTCTCCGTCAACTTCGACTACGAGCAGCCCCTCAAACACCTCGAACCGTTCCTCGGTAGCGGGATGGTAGTGTACCGGTGGTGGCTCAATGTCTGGCGGTTTTAGTTCGTCCCAAACTAACCGCTCATTGTTCGAAGCAGTCTCGTCGAACACAATTTGTTCATTGGTTATCGGGTTGATGATTTTGGTCGGTAGATGCATACTATCTTCTTCATCGTGCTAGACGTTAACTATTATTGCGGTTTATGAGGTACTATCGATAACGGTTTTGGGTCTTCTTTCGACAGACCCATGTGTACCGCATTTATCGTAATTGATCGGATAAAGTAGCACAATGATCTACATCCAGGTTTAGTATTTAAGACTCATCTATTGTCACGACCAGAGCCTCAAAGGGGATAGTGGAAAAGTCAGCTGAGTGTATCGGGGCCAATCGGCCTGAACATTATGTCGGTGGTGTGTTGGTGATTGACGCAACACGTATACTGGCAGTAGAATTGACTCGTCACCCCACTAGCCATGGTGGAATTGGAACGTGTTAGTTATTGAATCGAATGTAATTAAGGTTTCGGTGGCCTGTATCGAACCTTCTCCTATGACGTGTGAAGGTGGTTACAGCCACGAAAATTTTCTGACTCTAGTTAAATATTTAATAGGGGAAAGATAGATTTCTGGTCTCTTGATACGCTGGGAGTGTAGGTGGGCTAGTCCTCTCGGAAGCCTTGGACTCGGTCATGCAGTTCCTCAAGCTGTTTGTTCGGTCGATACCGAATTGTTTGGCTTCGGATGTCATACTCGATGATGCCAGCGTCCGCTAACTTCGGCAAGTGGTGGTGCTGGAGTTCGACTTGCACGTCATCGTAATTTGGTTGGCGTCCCCGTTCTTGCGACACCTGTTTGAGGATATATCTGGCCGCTTCCTCTAACTCAACAGTCTCCTCAGGTTGGTCTCGCAAGAGTATAAGAAGCTCACGCCGAGCGTGATTGGCCAAAATGTCTAGCCTCGCATCCAATGAGAGTGGGATCTCCTCAAGCGCGGGTTCCGTAGAGTTCGTCTCTGCATCTTCTTTCTTATTGCCAGACATTGTCTATCAACTATAATCTATAATATGACTCTCCCACCATATAGTGATTGTGGTGAAATCCCGACTTATGTGCAACCTACGCTTATTTTTGCCAGAATAATAGATACGAACTTTAAATCAAATAATTTAGTGCGTGTACTGTCTGAGATAGAGTATCACCCTATCCGTTGTTATCCTCTGTGTTTCCATTCTTTATTTCTCCATCCGTATGGATGAGTTGGAGCGCTTGTCGGATGTGATATTTCGTCTCAGTCTGGTCGTCAGCCTCTAATGCCTCATTCAAGCATTCTGTAATCCTTCTTCTCAGTTTATTGTCCATGGCCAATTCACGTTAACATTCAACAAAGACTTTCGGCTAGTGCGCGATCTGCATCACAAACTGTGCGATTCAGAGCGTGTATTCATCAGGCCAGGTTCTCACCACACTCCTCTTCCTCCGGTTGCGGACGTCCGTATCAGACAACACGAACGAGTTGGAAAGAAATGATTCCTCAACCGGACGGAATCTCGTAGTCAGTCGTCTGAGGTGGCTTCGATTTCACTAGCGTTTGTGACTTCGAGTCCACCGGAGAGTTCGGTGTTGGGATAGGGCATGTCAAGACCTTCGGCGTCGAATCGCTCTTTGACGGCCTCCACGAACCGGGCGCGTACCGCTCCATAACTACTGTCGTCCGGATCGATCCAGAGACGCCCCGACAGCACGACCGCCGAGTCACCCAACTCCGTGACGGGGGCCGATGGTTCGGGGTCGTCGAGAACGCCCTCGATGCGCGCCGCTTCGTCGACGATGGCTTCCCGTGCCCGCTCGATGTCGTCATCGTACCCGATACCGAAATCATAGGCCACTCGACGTTCATCGTTGGCCACGTTGTTCAGGACTGCCGCACTAGCGAGGTCGCTGTTGGGCACCGTCACCAGTTCGTTGTCGAACGTGTCTAACTTCGTCGTTCGAAGATTCACTTCCCGAACTACACCGCTGTTCCCACTCCATTCGATCCAATCGCCAGTAGTGAATGGTTCGTCTTGAATGATGAAGATGCCCGCGACGAAGTTGGAGAGAAGATCTTGGGCGGCAAAGCCGACGGCGAGTGCGAGTGCCCCGGCCAAGGTGGCGAACGCGGCGAGGACGACCCCGAAGCCTGCGACCGTTGCGGCTAGCGCAACCGCCACGACCGCAGTAACCGCGGCAGTAGTGGTTACAGCAAGGTTGATGAGTAGTTCGTCAAAATTGCGGTGTTCGAGGCTTCGTCGTACGGCTCGGGTCATGAAGTATTTCCCGAGCCAGTATATGATGGCAAAGACGACAATAAATAACACGACGGTCGTGATCGCGCTGACAATCGCTGGTTGGTACTGTTGGGGATCGAGTGGCAATCCTTGTAGTGGTATCATAGCCTCGTGAACTACCACGGTTAATCATGAAAAGCATTGGGTCTTCTGGGATATGCGTATTCTACTTCGTCTTTTGGCCTCCGTGACGTGGTTGTGCCACGGTTTCACTAGATGGGGGAGAATACTATGGGCGCTCAGGACAGGTCTGTAAGTGTTCGGGGAATAGGGACTTCTGTACCGTGGTTCCACAAAACGGACACGTGGTGTCGGTGTTAGTGTTGTAGCCTGTTGATTCCTGTTGGGCGCATCGCCGAC is a genomic window of Halorussus salinus containing:
- a CDS encoding winged helix-turn-helix domain-containing protein; this translates as MGDDKPGRKPQVSDDEILTIFQESEDPVLVASEVADQLPISRRGVYKRLKKLRDQGQIKSKKAGGRSMVWWYPGHTSTPSEHQTENDEFE
- a CDS encoding CRISPR-associated protein Cas4; translated protein: MTESEPRDENGTSDGNTETHDPVATLIEKICTTDFDTWYRERQFVQNIREGQPYFNGPSPCRDPRYHTPNKLNQCHRKIYYDRLNAPEEQPEPEGLFWFGTKFEEELAMEYLEDTVKPHRYVRNSIWLDFTIETETDNLRFRGETDPVVVDKDGVPYLPTEVKTTEVDNLTKPKKRHLAQVHAYLYGLSQEYDREFTAAVLLYTHRKTFSFTPFEVEFDSEFWRNTVVEWAETQTQYRQDEILPPADPELEWECEYCDYKHRCGEGNTNYENGGVRGFLPLFAEYPRDKVEEYLEVYSDVGAKLTPTLAHHYPDLANRFEVDDWQCEACETTQQWDSVDWNGNVDRPPLCPQCEKDGIPAPLSGPAPTESAFEREAFQ
- a CDS encoding transcription initiation factor IIB family protein — its product is MTDSLESFKTQCPNCGSTNLDEEWEDIDAVCSTCGFVIHSYENPDSHLTSQNRGNRQGTGTEQTTRWEDHHTVTNSTEQRIASAFESLEEIGDALHLSNDARKRAASMFATLAKKNLVDGRSTEVVVATTLYFAARQVKRPRPLARIAEEVDTEPNKIDRLSRSLRSELAFEFKSCTPKDYLPYLCEELGYEESVEDEARTLCAKAEESGLTNGKSPVGVAGAVLYLVGDKSETQQEMAATVGVSKETIRLRLKEFRDGGLVDD
- a CDS encoding recombinase family protein, whose product is MIESHAGLGQVTSEQELSRAAIYVRTSSGNQQYGYSIEEQVRQCTKRCEFLGWDIVYIFRDRAESGKDTERPMFQRMMQAAKTGCFDVVVFWKLDRFSRSLLHAVQLEKTLRECGVALHSVTEQIDTTTSAGRFNFRNIANAAEFEREMISERSQMGLKALASEYRWPNDHPPLGYRRTSDGTLEVDDTEANLVEEIFEMYLDRQSMPEVAHELNNNGLSTKTDGEWTHRAVRDVLTNDLYIGVYAVAGVKDYVPEYRIISKNLFKEAISVRHRFNSESTSQRPEMGAQRKSKNVDAILEKYKDFVNR
- a CDS encoding recombinase family protein, whose product is MMDEECVGGVIYARVSSNKQAEEGRSLEAQVDQLKKEAERREVGLVRDPIRDEGETGTDFNRSGIRTVFRLAKNGTISHLFVDSIDRLGRSHVQTLYFIHELEVELDVQIITLDGDLDFDSFSGKINTTMQTLFAELDVQKQGSKALRAKARSFLEDKNWDAWYNSVPIGYVLTSRWPTPKEQSRNLARSMYNHFLMTESYAKTTNLLNCTKWKYLESELTEGEVKRCLKNPIYIGQPSIPIERVDGYDHKGWIDEPNLQLVDEDLWEEAQQTIRKISRENSQENSAKDVDDFVDEYGVFIVLETSPVTEIHCPCCRSLMVENGPRSLHDSTDRYLYKCSNKECEQQRVWPREDELDAMKLLELLRSSPEIRDQLLDE
- a CDS encoding site-specific integrase, producing MNNESEFETQRTNISKQNGGDKRSVETTYSIQLVPDFFREEYSHRQVVDLEDHYHGYVVWLREQGKNPDEDEGIASSNVPIVFSRTVQFHRRVWEQLGKYTTRFTHEHADEYEQDLKDDNVTKESGEPYVESSKRKLQEAVVKYFLWVSWTKGGEPWKPSLTFSQSDFQQSDYFTLEEREALYEAALTYDDLGRYSDLSPEARERQKGYLAQKLGKPKSDVTPDDFEQCRRSWEIPSLISASLDLGPRPKLIERCLLKWYKPAKGEFQIPKEGAVKNDQYWNNPVSSRTLRLLDRWEKQRSSLHKYDESEHLWLNREGNPYSSKTLNYLLDNLLEEAGIGQANRRLTWTSIRRSTGTYLAYVEGLHHAKCQLRHMSMQATLVYVEIPVEAYRDALDQLTVLSETNSADGHPLSGDSSVPMEVLQNQ